From the Mesotoga infera genome, the window GTAGATCTGATTCTATTTGGGGGCGATGTTTTGTCCCCTTACACGGATATGGAGTACATGAAAAGTTACTTCTCCGAACTTGCCAGAATTGCGCCGGTATATGCCGTCTACGGAAACTGGGAAGAATCGGAAACGGACGTTATGGAGAGGATTTATGAGGAACTGGGAATAAACGTGGTCCATACCCGTTCGGCAATAATCCAGATTGCAGACAAAAAACTGGGATTGACGGGGACTCCTTCTCACCATTACTTCTCATGGACTAGATTTCTGCCCGAAGACAATTACGATCTGAAGATACTGATGGTACACGCGCCAAATCTGCTTGAAGAACACATGGACATTCTAGAGAAGTATGACCTGGTACTGGCTGGACATACACATGGAGGCCAGTTCTATATACCCTGGTTGACCGAGACTATACTGAAGACCTCAAGGGGATTCAGCGGAGACTTCTTCAGAGGTCTATACGAACCCGACGGAACAAAGATCTTCGTGACAAGGGGAGTCGGAGGATGGTTTCCCGGTAGACTGGCAAGTCCTCCCGAGATCTTGTTCATCGAATTCTGAATTCCATAGA encodes:
- a CDS encoding phosphohydrolase, which translates into the protein MIVAGIIAYVFFIEPNILTIERLTFSEEPSAKIAFFADIHIWTKKPIHDHLLERLVEEGVDLILFGGDVLSPYTDMEYMKSYFSELARIAPVYAVYGNWEESETDVMERIYEELGINVVHTRSAIIQIADKKLGLTGTPSHHYFSWTRFLPEDNYDLKILMVHAPNLLEEHMDILEKYDLVLAGHTHGGQFYIPWLTETILKTSRGFSGDFFRGLYEPDGTKIFVTRGVGGWFPGRLASPPEILFIEF